In a genomic window of Virgibacillus sp. SK37:
- the lspA gene encoding signal peptidase II, with protein MYLYYLLALVIIALDQLTKWVIDKTMHIGEKITIINDFFYLTSHRNKGAAWGILQGQMIFFYIITVVVIIGVVVYMQKYAKTNKILGISLAFILGGAIGNFIDRLFRHEVVDFFDFIIFDYDFPIFNVADSALVVGVFLIIITTILDERKERKEKNK; from the coding sequence ATGTATTTGTATTATCTTCTGGCATTGGTTATTATCGCGTTAGATCAATTAACAAAATGGGTTATAGATAAAACGATGCACATAGGAGAAAAAATAACAATAATTAATGATTTCTTTTATCTCACATCTCATCGTAATAAAGGTGCAGCCTGGGGAATTCTCCAAGGCCAAATGATATTTTTTTATATCATTACTGTTGTGGTAATTATAGGTGTGGTTGTTTACATGCAGAAATATGCTAAAACAAATAAGATTCTTGGAATATCGTTAGCCTTTATTTTAGGTGGTGCAATTGGCAATTTTATAGATAGATTATTTCGTCATGAAGTGGTAGACTTTTTTGATTTTATCATTTTTGATTATGACTTTCCCATTTTTAATGTTGCAGACTCTGCTTTAGTAGTGGGTGTTTTCCTAATCATCATTACTACAATTTTAGATGAAAGAAAGGAAAGGAAGGAAAAAAATAAATAA
- a CDS encoding RluA family pseudouridine synthase, with translation MNIFDHSVTSEQTKTRIDKLLSDINPDISRSQIQLWISSNLVKVNGENVKANYKCQAGDVIEWTVPQTEPLNIQAENIPLNIVYEDSDLLVVNKPKGMVVHPSAGHQSGTLVNALLYHCNDLSGINGVERPGIVHRIDKDTSGLLVIAKNDIAHTHLSEQMAAKTIERKYEAIVHGEIAHETGLIDAPIGRDPKDRQKMSVVDNGKPAVTHFHVLQHFPDYTYIECQLETGRTHQIRVHMKYIGYPLVGDPKYGPRKTMDIGGQALHAKKLGFTHPITKDWLEFEIEAPDQFTEVLSYIEKMY, from the coding sequence ATGAATATATTTGATCATAGCGTTACATCAGAGCAGACTAAAACGAGAATCGATAAGTTATTGTCAGACATCAATCCAGATATTTCCCGTTCACAGATACAATTATGGATTAGCTCGAATTTAGTGAAAGTTAACGGTGAAAATGTAAAAGCAAATTATAAATGTCAAGCTGGTGATGTGATAGAATGGACGGTTCCGCAGACTGAACCATTAAATATACAAGCAGAGAATATCCCTTTGAATATTGTATATGAGGATAGCGACTTATTGGTAGTTAACAAACCCAAAGGAATGGTAGTTCACCCATCAGCAGGCCATCAATCAGGTACTTTGGTTAATGCTCTATTATACCATTGCAATGATTTATCTGGTATAAATGGCGTAGAACGGCCAGGTATTGTTCATCGGATTGACAAGGATACAAGTGGGCTATTAGTTATTGCTAAGAACGATATAGCCCATACTCATCTTTCAGAACAAATGGCCGCAAAAACAATCGAACGTAAATATGAAGCAATAGTTCATGGGGAGATTGCTCATGAAACTGGTTTAATAGATGCACCAATCGGCCGTGATCCCAAGGACCGGCAAAAAATGTCTGTGGTAGATAATGGAAAACCAGCAGTCACTCATTTTCATGTATTACAACATTTTCCTGATTATACGTATATTGAGTGTCAGCTGGAAACTGGAAGAACCCACCAAATCCGTGTACATATGAAATATATCGGTTATCCATTGGTAGGCGATCCTAAATACGGGCCAAGAAAAACAATGGATATAGGCGGTCAAGCTTTACATGCTAAAAAGCTTGGATTCACTCACCCTATAACGAAAGATTGGCTGGAGTTTGAAATTGAAGCACCTGATC
- the ileS gene encoding isoleucine--tRNA ligase: MDYKDTLLMPKTDFPMRGNLPNKEPKRQEQWEEMNIYEKVQKKTEGRPLFVLHDGPPYANGDLHIGHALNKILKDFIIRYKSMTGYHAPYVPGWDTHGLPIETALTKNKKIKRKELSVAEFRKLCAEYAMGQLNNQRTQFKQLGVRGDWDNPYITLTKDYEAAQIKVFGEMAKKGYIYKGLKPVYWSPSSESALAEAEIEYHDKKSPSIYVSFEVRDGKGLLSGGEKFIIWTTTPWTIPANLGISLHPDLEYVVVKVNEDKFIIAHALLEAVTDELDWENPEVVQTFKGQEAEEIVARHPFYDRDSLIMLGEHVTTEAGTGCVHTAPGHGEDDFYVSKRYGIDALCPVDEKGVMTDEAPGFEGLFYDTANKPITEKLEEVGALLKLSFIKHSYPHDWRTKKPTIFRATAQWFASIKDFRQNILEEIKEVNWYPNWGETRLYNMVRDREDWCISRQRTWGVPIPAFYGEDGTPIITDETINHVSELFAEHGSNIWFEWEAKDLLPANYTSEHSPNGKFTKETDIMDVWFDSGSSHQGVLEGREELQRPADIYLEGSDQYRGWFNSSLSTSVAVTGKSPYKTIISHGFVLDGNGRKMSKSLGNVMVPSKVQKQLGSDILRLWVSSVDYQADVRISNDILKQISEAYRKIRNTFRFLLANLADFNPNTDRIAEEDLEEVDKYMLYRLQNLVGNIRGNYDNYEFSPIFHQIHNFCAVDLSSFYLDFAKDVLYIEAKDNKRRRSIQTGYYEVLTTLVKLLTPIIPHTADELWEYIPGVDEESVQLTDIPEPRKISGMESIVPKWDHFMEIRDDVLKALEEARNEKVIGKSLEAKITLVPKDEKTKEVLQSMEHVHQYLIVSEADIVDSANETKEYKYIDIAVEKHPGEKCDRCWVASETVGNDAEHPTLCSRCATVVKEHYTV; encoded by the coding sequence CCCTACGCTAATGGTGATCTCCACATTGGTCACGCATTAAATAAAATCTTAAAGGATTTTATAATTCGGTATAAATCGATGACTGGATATCATGCTCCATATGTTCCTGGATGGGATACACATGGATTGCCAATTGAAACAGCGTTGACCAAAAACAAAAAGATTAAAAGAAAAGAACTGAGTGTAGCTGAGTTCAGGAAGTTATGTGCGGAATATGCTATGGGCCAATTAAATAACCAACGTACACAGTTTAAACAGTTAGGTGTACGTGGAGATTGGGATAATCCATACATTACGCTAACAAAGGATTATGAAGCAGCTCAAATTAAAGTATTTGGTGAAATGGCTAAGAAAGGCTATATCTACAAAGGATTAAAGCCTGTATATTGGTCTCCATCTTCTGAATCTGCTTTGGCTGAAGCTGAAATTGAATATCATGATAAGAAGTCCCCATCCATTTATGTTTCTTTTGAAGTACGTGATGGAAAAGGTCTTCTTTCAGGTGGAGAAAAATTCATTATTTGGACTACAACACCTTGGACCATTCCTGCTAATTTAGGCATTAGTTTACATCCCGATTTGGAGTATGTAGTTGTTAAAGTCAATGAAGATAAATTTATTATTGCTCATGCACTACTAGAAGCTGTTACTGACGAGCTTGATTGGGAAAATCCTGAAGTGGTTCAAACATTTAAAGGTCAGGAGGCAGAGGAAATTGTTGCCAGACATCCTTTTTATGATCGTGATTCGCTAATTATGCTTGGTGAGCATGTCACCACAGAAGCAGGTACAGGTTGTGTTCATACTGCTCCTGGCCATGGTGAAGATGATTTTTATGTTTCTAAACGTTACGGTATCGATGCATTATGCCCAGTTGATGAAAAAGGTGTCATGACAGATGAGGCACCAGGATTCGAAGGATTATTTTATGATACTGCCAACAAGCCAATTACGGAAAAACTGGAAGAAGTGGGTGCTTTATTAAAGCTTTCATTTATTAAACATTCCTATCCACATGATTGGAGAACAAAAAAACCGACTATCTTCCGTGCTACCGCACAATGGTTTGCTTCAATTAAAGATTTTCGCCAAAATATCTTGGAAGAAATCAAAGAAGTAAATTGGTACCCAAATTGGGGTGAAACGCGTCTATACAATATGGTGAGAGATAGAGAAGACTGGTGTATCTCACGCCAGCGCACATGGGGAGTGCCTATCCCAGCATTTTATGGGGAAGATGGCACGCCAATCATAACAGATGAAACGATCAATCATGTTTCTGAATTATTTGCAGAACATGGTTCTAATATTTGGTTTGAATGGGAGGCAAAAGACCTTCTACCTGCTAACTATACTTCCGAGCATAGCCCAAACGGCAAATTTACAAAAGAAACCGATATTATGGATGTGTGGTTTGATTCTGGATCTTCTCATCAGGGGGTGTTGGAAGGTCGTGAAGAGCTCCAACGTCCGGCAGATATTTACCTGGAAGGTAGTGACCAATATCGTGGTTGGTTTAATTCATCTTTATCAACTTCAGTTGCAGTGACAGGCAAGTCGCCATATAAAACCATTATCAGTCACGGCTTTGTACTTGATGGGAATGGAAGAAAAATGAGTAAGTCACTTGGCAATGTAATGGTTCCATCCAAAGTACAAAAACAATTGGGTTCAGATATCTTAAGATTATGGGTTTCTTCTGTTGACTACCAGGCAGACGTTCGGATTTCCAATGATATTTTGAAACAAATTTCAGAAGCCTATCGTAAAATACGTAATACATTCCGATTCCTATTGGCCAATTTAGCAGATTTTAATCCAAATACAGACCGGATTGCTGAGGAGGATTTGGAAGAAGTAGATAAATATATGCTTTATCGTCTGCAGAACTTGGTTGGGAATATCCGTGGAAATTATGATAACTATGAATTCTCACCAATATTCCATCAGATTCATAATTTCTGTGCTGTCGATTTAAGCTCATTCTATCTTGATTTTGCAAAAGACGTATTGTACATTGAGGCAAAAGATAATAAACGTCGCCGCAGTATTCAAACAGGATATTATGAAGTGTTGACAACCTTGGTTAAGTTACTTACACCTATCATTCCACATACTGCAGATGAACTCTGGGAATATATCCCAGGCGTTGACGAAGAAAGTGTTCAATTAACAGATATTCCGGAACCAAGAAAAATTTCCGGCATGGAATCCATCGTACCAAAGTGGGATCATTTTATGGAGATCCGTGATGATGTTCTTAAAGCCCTAGAAGAAGCAAGAAATGAAAAAGTAATTGGTAAATCTTTAGAAGCAAAAATAACTCTAGTACCTAAAGATGAAAAAACAAAAGAAGTTCTACAATCAATGGAGCATGTACACCAATATCTGATTGTATCAGAGGCTGATATTGTAGATAGTGCGAATGAAACAAAAGAGTACAAATATATTGATATTGCTGTAGAGAAGCATCCAGGAGAGAAGTGTGACCGCTGCTGGGTAGCATCTGAAACAGTTGGAAATGATGCGGAACATCCAACCCTATGCAGCCGTTGTGCAACTGTAGTAAAAGAACATTACACTGTCTAA